The genomic segment TGGAAGACGCGGCGACGGCGGAAATTTCGCGCTCGCAAGTGTGGCAGTGGATTCGCTCGCCGAAGGGCAAGCTCGAGGATGGCCGCAAGGTGACGGTCGAACTCGTGCGCGAGTTGTCGGCGCAGGAGTTGGCGAAGGTGAAGCAGGCGGTGGGCGGTACGGCTGGCGCGGATACGAAGCCGTATGAACGGGCCGCGCAGATCTTCGAGGAAATGTCGACGTCGGAGCAGTTCACCGACTTTCTGACGCTGCCGCTGTATGAAGAGATTTGAGGCTGAGCTTTTTTATGCGTCGTGAAGTCGGCCCCATGAAGCCTGCCGGGACGGCACACGTCGTATGAAAACAGCCTGACTCGCAAGACTGACCGACCGGATGGCCCGACAGGTGTATGCCTGCCGGGCCATTTTTTTGTGCGGGTTTTCGAGTGGTCAGCGAGTGCTGCGATAACCGACCCAATCGCCCGATTTGATTTCGGGTAGCCCCTTCACTGCACTGGGCGCGACCGGATAGAAGCGGCAATTCACCACGTTGCCGTCCACTTTCAGCATCACCTCGCGCGCAAGAAAACGATCTTCGACGCCCGGATAAACCGCTTCGATTTCATCGAGCACCGCGACGAGCGCGTCGTCGATTTCGTAGACGTCGCCGATCACGTCGATACCCGCTTCGTCGACCACCAGCCCCGGGTACAAACCGAAGTCGAACAGATGACCGCGCACCGTGGCCGTGCCAAGCCGGTTCGGCTCGGCGATCTCGTTACGCGCCGCTGCTTCGTGGATGTCGTTCACTTCACCGGCGCGCAATGTGCCGTAAATAAAGACGGTCTGCATCGTCGTTTGCTCTCCTGGAAAATAAGGAATGGGTGGCTTCGGTTCGAGCCGGGGTTCCGCTGACGCTTCAAGTCAGTGCGGTGTTCGCGACGAGGACGCCGTCAAGGTCCGCGTAGATCCAGTCGCCGGGACGCACTAATGCGCCGGGTAACTGCACGGGGACATCACGCTCGCCGGCGCCGAGCTTCGGCGAGCGTCGCGGACAGGTTGCCAGCGCCGCCACGCCAACATTGGCGTCGTTCAATTCGAGCGTATCACGCACGCAGCCGTTGATAACCACGCCCGCCCAGCCGTTCTGCTCCGCGATTTGCGCGAGATTTCCGCCCAATAGCGCGCAACGCAGACTGCCGCCGCCGTCGATCACCAGCACCCGGTTTTCGCCTTGCTCTTCGAGCGTGGCACGCACGAGCGCATTGTCTTCGAACACTTTCAGCGTCACCGCCGCGCCGCTGAAACACTCGGGGCGGCTGAACAGATGGAAGACCGGTTCGAGCACGCGCAGCGTACCGAGCGCCAACTGGTCTTCATGTGCATCGCACAAATCCGCTGTAGCAAAGCTCATGGGATTCTCCTCGGGACCGGACAATCGGGACATTATGCACGCCGTATCGCGGTCAACCTCTACAATGAGAGGCCGACTGCGGTTTGGGGCTTTGAATCCGCGCGGTTTTTCGACTCACGACTCAAGCCTTTGGCGCGTGAACATGACAGCCCCACCTGCGGCATTCGCTCTCTGGATCGCTCTTCGCCATGACTTCGTCCGCCGACTCAGACCTGTTGAGCTTCGTACGCTTCGCCGACATTCCGCCCGAGCATCAACCCACGAACGAACATCCGATTCGTGTGCGCTCGCGGCCCATGCCGATGGGTTCGCGCATCGCCAGGCATCGGCATGCGTGGGCACAAGTGGCTTACGCGTCGCGCGGCGTGCTGCGAATCGCAACGACCGGCACTACGTGGATGGTGCCGCCGTCGCGCGCAATCTGGGTGCCTCCGCATGTGACGCACGAAGTGGTCGCCGTCGAGGATGCGTTTCTGCGCACGCTGTACATCACCGAGAATACGGTGCCGGCCGGACTGGATACGCCGCGGGTGGTGGAGGTCTCGGATCTGCTGCGGGAAGTGATTGCCGCGCTCGACACGCCCGGCATTTCCGTCACGCGCGAACAGCTACTCGGCGCGCTCGCACTCGACGAATTGACGCGTTCGGAGCCTTTGCCGCTTTCAGTGCCGATGCCTAACGAGAAGCGCCTGCGTGCGCTTTGCGAAGCCGTGATCGAAGATCCGACGCATGGCGAATCGCTCGAACAATGGGCGTCGAGCGTCGGCGCGAGTACCCGTACGATCGCGCGGCTGTTTCGGCAGGAATTAGGGGTGAGTTTTTCGCAGTGGCGTCAGCAGGCGATTCTGGCTCGTGCCATTCCGCTGTTGAGTCAGGGGCGGCCGCTTTCGCATGTGGCGCAAGAGCTTGGCTACCAGAGCCAGAGTGCGTTTTCCGCGATGTTCCGGCGTGCGTTCGGCGAGAGTCCGCGTGCGTTTATCGAGCGCGGTTCGGAGCATCGTCCGGAAAATCATGTCGCGCGTTCACAGGATGATGAAACGGCGCGGGAAGTGTAGGCGTATCGGGCAGCAACGACCGCTGGGCCTCGCTCTCATCAGACCCGTCGCGCCAGATGACGGATCGCGCCAAGCTGGGCGAGACGCGGTCCCGCCAGTTTGTAGCCTTTACGTTGATAGAGCCGCGCGGCAGGATTGTCGACGAACACACGCAATTGCAATTCGCGCAGCCCGCGCTCCCGCGCCCACTGATGCGACGTATCCAGCAGATACGTGCCCGCTC from the Paraburkholderia fungorum genome contains:
- a CDS encoding gamma-glutamylcyclotransferase family protein — encoded protein: MQTVFIYGTLRAGEVNDIHEAAARNEIAEPNRLGTATVRGHLFDFGLYPGLVVDEAGIDVIGDVYEIDDALVAVLDEIEAVYPGVEDRFLAREVMLKVDGNVVNCRFYPVAPSAVKGLPEIKSGDWVGYRSTR
- the rraA gene encoding ribonuclease E activity regulator RraA, whose product is MSFATADLCDAHEDQLALGTLRVLEPVFHLFSRPECFSGAAVTLKVFEDNALVRATLEEQGENRVLVIDGGGSLRCALLGGNLAQIAEQNGWAGVVINGCVRDTLELNDANVGVAALATCPRRSPKLGAGERDVPVQLPGALVRPGDWIYADLDGVLVANTALT
- a CDS encoding AraC family transcriptional regulator; translation: MTSSADSDLLSFVRFADIPPEHQPTNEHPIRVRSRPMPMGSRIARHRHAWAQVAYASRGVLRIATTGTTWMVPPSRAIWVPPHVTHEVVAVEDAFLRTLYITENTVPAGLDTPRVVEVSDLLREVIAALDTPGISVTREQLLGALALDELTRSEPLPLSVPMPNEKRLRALCEAVIEDPTHGESLEQWASSVGASTRTIARLFRQELGVSFSQWRQQAILARAIPLLSQGRPLSHVAQELGYQSQSAFSAMFRRAFGESPRAFIERGSEHRPENHVARSQDDETAREV